From a single Lolium rigidum isolate FL_2022 chromosome 7, APGP_CSIRO_Lrig_0.1, whole genome shotgun sequence genomic region:
- the LOC124672345 gene encoding STOREKEEPER protein-like, producing MARKKGRVPSPSPPPPTPPREESSSDQDDEEEASPAAQKAPENPKSLSTAAADADSSDGGEEESDDSETDAGAYQFRQAARSPGKPLESDADEGDGSSSDSPEPVQTKPARKSGKKRQAAESIPSGVKPKKAKADAAPLSRKPPNSTSKGKKRKEKAVPDRSPSKTAGRRWTIEDEIKVLEALVSHTKANGTQPSAVQLIAAVGDSLERKTCTKTEMYEKVRHLKQRHDKAATTGTLPDNDDDLRKFNLSEAVWGKSAKEVAAAPISQNDAATSVSNKGQTNKDKKGGTAKEATSTVNENVGTVTESNKELATKEKLDGASKGRLSNKAANTDTPVKSKKRGNHKEDLEGDAKTKETTNTATQNGSTLVRTKSGKSDKEEKDGDADSLGPKEATAVTQNGESHEDKMDIDPNVKNMRREFDQLQNLYPNLASYVESIQAQHPCGETLKRAFEFIADEKACALESKIKKQRVIEMKTEIRRADTKKEVTNIFIGLLD from the coding sequence ATGGCCCGCAAGAAGGGCCGcgtgccgtcgccgtcgccgccaccgccgacgcctCCGCGCGAGGAGTCCAGCTCCGACCAAGACGATGAGGAGGAAGCCAGCCCCGCAGCCCAAAAGGCCCcagaaaaccctaaatccctttcCACCGCCGCGGCCGACGCCGATTCATCGGACGGAGGCGAGGAGGAGTCCGACGACTCGGAAACCGACGCCGGTGCCTACCAGTTCCGTCAGGCCGCCCGCTCCCCCGGCAAGCCCTTGGAATCTGACGCCGATGAGGGGGACGGCAGCTCCTCGGATAGCCCGGAGCCCGTCCAGACCAAGCCGGCAAGGAAGTCCGGGAAGAAGAGGCAGGCCGCTGAGTCCATTCCGTCTGGTGTCAAGCCGAAGAAAGCCAAGGCCGATGCGGCTCCTCTGTCTCGCAAGCCGCCCAATTCCACCAGCAAGGGTAAGAAGCGCAAGGAAAAGGCTGTGCCGGATCGCTCCCCGTCCAAGACCGCAGGAAGACGCTGGACAATTGAGGACGAGATCAAGGTCCTGGAAGCTCTTGTCAGCCACACCAAGGCTAATGGCACACAGCCTAGTGCTGTTCAACTTATTGCTGCTGTTGGTGACAGCCTTGAAAGAAAGACCTGTACCAAGACTGAAATGTATGAGAAGGTGCGGCATCTTAAGCAGCGACATGACAAAGCGGCGACTACAGGCACCCTGCCAGATAATGATGATGACCTCCGCAAGTTCAACCTCTCGGAGGCAGTCTGGGGAAAAAGTGCTAAGGAGGTTGCTGCAGCCCCCATATCTCAAAATGATGCTGCTACCTCGGTTAGCAACAAGGGGCAGACTAACAAAGACAAAAAGGGTGGTACAGCAAAGGAAGCCACCAGCACCGTGAATGAAAATGTCGGAACTGTCACTGAGAGTAATAAGGAGCTGGCCACCAAAGAGAAGCTAGATGGAGCTTCCAAGGGCAGGTTATCAAACAAGGCTGCCAATACTGATACTCCTGTTAAGAGTAAGAAACGGGGAAATCATAAGGAGGACTTAGAAGGCGATGCAAAAACAAAGGAGACCACCAATACTGCCACTCAAAACGGCAGCACGTTGGTTAGGACCAAGAGTGGTAAGTCTGACAAAGAGGAAAAGGATGGAGATGCGGATAGCCTTGGACCAAAGGAGGCCACGGCGGTCACTCAAAATGGGGAGAGTCATGAAGACAAAATGGATATAGATCCTAATGTGAAAAACATGCGAAGAGAGTTCGATCAATTACAGAATTTGTACCCCAACCTTGCCTCTTATGTGGAGAGCATCCAGGCCCAGCATCCATGTGGGGAGACACTGAAAAGAGCATTTGAGTTCATTGCTGACGAGAAGGCTTGTGCTTTGGAATCCAAGATCAAGAAACAAAGAGTAATTGAGATGAAGACGGAGATTCGCCGAGCCGACACTAAGAAGGAGGTGACCAACATATTCATAGGATTGCTGGACTAA